A genomic window from Salvia hispanica cultivar TCC Black 2014 chromosome 5, UniMelb_Shisp_WGS_1.0, whole genome shotgun sequence includes:
- the LOC125188699 gene encoding probable LRR receptor-like serine/threonine-protein kinase At2g16250: protein MVDRLSRAVYIFSAFFFLLFGCTLEQQFQISRAERFALLQLRSSLGLRSREWPIKSDPCTGWVGIQCLNGSVSGINISGFRRTKRGSLNPRFSVDALRNLTFLASFNASNFALPGPIPEWLGLGVASLRVLDLRSCFINGSIPSTLGNLSSLAELYLSTNDLTGALPSSLGQLDGLSVLDLSRNALTGLIPVPLVDLRNLTVLDMSLNRLSGEIPPGIGRFSRMRYLNLSGNILSSSIPPQLGDLSSLVDLDLGSNSLSGSLPLDLRGLRNLSRLVVGDNLLSGPLPDNLFPSLTRLKFIVLGRNQFNGGVPDLLWSLPSLEFLDLSANNFTGMLPFNVSAGVNASSAVANISQNSFYGNITPVVRRFSFIDMSGNFFEGSVPISAHGSTALGMNCLRNSSNQRSRMECATFYAERNLVFDNFGEPSAPPSPPPKSDKKDHKALILASVFGGVGLIALVIFIIVLCFICKRKTGTPNQRGISVGPVPAGGSPPPPGASLNFSNLGDAFTYQQILQATGEFNDANLMKNGHSGDLYRGLLEGGIPVVVKRVDLDSSAKKESYMSELDLFSRISHPRIVPLLGHCLENENEKFLVYKHMPNGDLPSSLFKKADTEDGLQSLDWITRLKIAIGAAEGLCYLHHECVPPLVHRDVQASSILLDDKFEVRLGSLSEVCAQEGEIHQNRITRLLRLPQTTDSGASGTPNAICAYDVYCFGKVLLELVTGKLGISSSSDAAMKDWLEMTLPYISIYDKELVTNILDPSLIIDEDLLEEVWAMAIVARSCLNPKPTRRPLMRYILKALENPLKVVREDNSGSERLRTTSSRGSWNAAVFGSWRQSSIDVANVPASQKMEGPSSFKQSGTTGSQGSGPHGDANGNGHSSSARRHSREIFPEPLDEEEGMRE, encoded by the exons ATGGTGGATCGCCTGAGCAGAGCAGTTTACATTTTTTCAGCTTTCTTTTTTCTGCTGTTTGGCTGCACACTAGAGCAGCAATTCCAGATTTCTAGGGCGGAGAGATTCGCTTTGCTTCAGTTGAGATCTTCATTAGGGTTGAGGTCGAGAGAGTGGCCGATTAAATCCGACCCTTGCACTGGTTGGGTCGGAATCCAATGCTTAAACGGCAGCGTTTCAGGAATCAACATCTCTGGCTTTAGGAGAACTAAGAGGGGGAGTCTAAACCCTCGATTTTCAGTTGATGCCCTTCGGAATTTGACCTTCTTGGCGTCGTTCAACGCCTCCAATTTCGCCCTCCCTGGCCCGATTCCCGAGTGGCTGGGGCTGGGGGTTGCATCCCTCCGAGTGCTTGATCTTAGGTCTTGTTTCATCAATGGCTCAATTCCATCAACCCTTGGGAATTTGAGTAGCTTGGCTGAGCTGTATCTCTCTACCAATGATCTTACTGGTGCCCTTCCCTCGAGTTTAGGTCAGTTGGATGGCCTGTCTGTGCTTGATCTTTCGAGGAATGCACTTACCGGCTTGATTCCAGTACCTCTTGTTGATCTCCGGAACCTCACTGTGCTGGATATGTCGTTGAATCGCTTGTCTGGGGAGATTCCTCCTGGGATTGGGAGATTCTCAAGGATGAGGTATCTGAATCTATCAGGGAATATCTTGTCGTCTTCGATACCTCCACAGCTCGGTGATCTTTCTAGTTTGGTTGATCTTGATCTTGGATCCAACTCTTTGTCGGGTTCCCTGCCCCTGGATTTGAGAGGTTTGAGGAACTTGTCACGGTTGGTAGTTGGTGACAACTTGCTTTCGGGGCCGTTGCCTGATAATTTGTTTCCTTCTTTGACTCGACTAAAGTTTATCGTTTTGGGAAGGAATCAATTCAATGGCGGCGTTCCTGATCTGCTGTGGTCGTTACCCTCGTTGGAATTCCTTGATTTGTCTGCGAATAACTTTACGGGAATGCTGCCATTTAATGTCAGTGCGGGAGTTAATGCTAGTAGCGCTGTAGCTAACATCTCTCAGAATTCGTTTTATGGAAATATTACGCCTGTAGTTAGGAGATTTAGTTTTATTGACATGTCAGGGAATTTTTTCGAGGGTTCAGTTCCTATTTCTGCACATGGCAGCACGGCGCTTGGCATGAACTGCCTCCGAAACTCGAGTAATCAGAGGAGCAGAATGGAATGCGCCACATTCTATGCTGAAAGAAATTTGGTATTCGACAATTTTGGGGAGCCGAGCGCCCCTCCTTCACCTCCTCCAAAATCCGACAAGAAGGACCACAAAGCTCTCATTTTGGCTTCTGTGTTTGGAGGTGTTGGACTGATTGCGCTggtgatatttataattgtgCTGTGCTTTATATGCAAGCGCAAGACAGGGACGCCTAACCAGAGAGGTATTAGTGTGGGGCCAGTTCCAGCAGGTGGAAGCCCTCCTCCACCCGGCGCATCATTAAATTTTTCGAATCTTGGAGATGCATTTACTTACCAGCAGATTCTCCAAGCCACGGGTGAATTCAATGATGCTAATTTAATGAAGAATGGTCATTCAGGAGACCTTTACCGTGGGCTGCTTGAAGGTGGGATTCCTGTGGTGGTGAAAAGGGTAGATTTGGATTCGTCCGCCAAAAAGGAATCTTACATGTCGGAATTGGACCTTTTCAGCCGAATTTCCCATCCTAGAATCGTACCCCTCTTAGGGCATTGCTTGGAGAATGAGAACGAGAAGTTTCTTGTTTACAAACACATGCCAAATGGGGACCTGCCTAGCTCTTTATTCAAGAAAGCAGATACGGAAGATGGCTTACAGTCGCTGGATTGGATAACCAGACTCAAAATCGCGATTGGAGCTGCAGAGGGTCTCTGTTACCTACATCATGAATGTGTTCCGCCACTTGTTCACCG GGATGTCCAAGCCAGTAGCATCCTTCTTGATGATAAATTCGAAGTACGACTCGGAAGTTTAAGCGAGGTTTGTGCTCAAGAAGGTGAAATTCATCAGAATCGGATCACGAGGTTGCTGCGCTTGCCACA GACGACGGATTCAGGTGCTTCAG GTACGCCCAACGCGATATGCGCGTATGATGTATACTGCTTTGGGAAGGTTCTGCTCGAGCTTGTCACTGGTAAACTTGGCATCAGCTCATCCTCCGACGCAGCCATGAAGGACTGGTTGGAAATGACGCTGCCTTACATCAGTATATACGACAAGGAGCTCGTCACGAACATCCTGGACCCGTCGCTAATCATAGACGAGGATCTACTTGAGGAGGTCTGGGCGATGGCGATTGTCGCAAGATCGTGCCTAAACCCGAAGCCCACAAGACGGCCGCTGATGCGGTACATCTTAAAAGCCCTGGAAAACCCTCTCAAGGTAGTGAGGGAAGACAACAGCGGCTCTGAGAGGCTGAGGACGACCTCGTCGAGAGGGTCATGGAACGCCGCCGTGTTCGGAAGCTGGCGGCAGAGCTCAATTGACGTGGCGAACGTACCAGCCAGTCAGAAGATGGAGGGCCCGAGCAGCTTCAAGCAGTCGGGGACGACGGGGTCGCAAGGGAGCGGCCCGCACGGAGATGCCAACGGCAACGGGCACTCTTCGTCGGCTAGGAGGCACTCGAGGGAGATATTCCCGGAGCCTCTAGACGAAGAGGAGGGGATGAGGGAGTAG